One stretch of Thermus filiformis DNA includes these proteins:
- the purF gene encoding amidophosphoribosyltransferase: protein MWDKPEEECGVLGVWSQEALDVAGLLHLGLLALQHRGQEAAGMAVSDGKELVVEKDLGLVNQVFDEVRLARLRLPQARLGIAHTRYSTTGSNLRFNAQPLTVRSNKGVLAIAHNGNFVNAKPLRDRLLEEGAVFQTTTDTEVMVNLIAKKAHLPLVEATAEAMRELQGGFSVVLMDRRTLLALRDRHGVRPLVIGRLASGYVFASEPPALALLGAAFVRDVRPGELVWVEEGELRSLQVLPPEPTPCAFEWIYFARPDSSLDGVEAYAARVRMGEELFREAPAKADLVVPVPDSGIGAAVGYARASGLPLEFGLYKNPYAGRTFIQPTQEMRELKTRMKLSPTSAVAGRRVVLVDDSIVRGTTSRHIVRMLKEAGAREVHMRISSPPIRFPCYYGIDTAARKELIAAEKNLEEIRAYIGADSLAFLSEEGVRRAIGGPVCLACFNGRYPAGRPEEGEKLALEV from the coding sequence ATGTGGGATAAGCCAGAGGAGGAGTGCGGGGTCCTGGGCGTCTGGAGCCAGGAGGCCCTGGACGTGGCCGGGCTTTTGCACCTGGGCCTCCTCGCCCTCCAGCACCGGGGGCAGGAGGCGGCGGGGATGGCGGTCTCGGACGGGAAGGAGCTGGTGGTGGAGAAGGACCTGGGCCTGGTGAACCAGGTCTTTGACGAGGTCCGGCTGGCCCGCCTCCGGCTTCCCCAGGCCCGGCTGGGCATCGCCCACACCCGCTACTCCACCACCGGCTCCAACCTCCGCTTCAACGCCCAGCCCCTCACCGTCCGCTCCAACAAGGGGGTCCTGGCCATCGCCCACAACGGCAACTTCGTGAACGCCAAGCCCCTGCGCGACCGGCTCTTGGAGGAGGGGGCGGTCTTCCAGACCACCACGGACACCGAGGTCATGGTCAACCTCATCGCCAAGAAGGCCCACCTCCCCCTGGTGGAGGCCACGGCGGAGGCCATGCGGGAACTCCAGGGAGGGTTCTCCGTGGTCCTCATGGACCGGAGGACCCTCCTCGCCCTCCGGGACCGGCACGGGGTCCGGCCCCTGGTCATCGGCCGCCTGGCCTCGGGGTATGTCTTCGCCTCCGAGCCTCCGGCTTTGGCCCTTTTAGGGGCGGCGTTCGTCCGGGACGTCCGCCCCGGGGAGCTGGTCTGGGTGGAGGAGGGGGAGCTTAGAAGCCTCCAGGTCCTCCCCCCCGAACCCACCCCTTGCGCCTTTGAGTGGATCTACTTCGCCCGGCCCGACTCCAGCCTGGACGGGGTGGAGGCCTACGCCGCCCGGGTGCGCATGGGCGAGGAGCTCTTCCGGGAGGCCCCGGCGAAGGCCGACCTGGTGGTCCCCGTCCCCGACTCGGGCATCGGGGCTGCGGTGGGCTACGCCCGGGCTAGTGGGCTTCCTCTGGAGTTCGGCCTCTACAAGAACCCCTACGCGGGCCGGACCTTCATCCAGCCCACGCAAGAGATGCGGGAGCTCAAGACCCGGATGAAGCTCTCCCCCACCTCCGCCGTGGCCGGCCGCCGGGTGGTCCTGGTGGACGACTCCATCGTCCGGGGCACCACCAGCCGCCACATCGTCCGGATGCTCAAGGAGGCGGGGGCCCGGGAGGTGCACATGCGCATCTCCAGCCCCCCCATCCGCTTCCCCTGCTACTACGGCATAGACACCGCCGCCCGCAAGGAGCTCATCGCCGCCGAGAAGAACCTGGAGGAGATCCGGGCCTACATCGGGGCCGACTCCCTGGCCTTCCTCTCCGAGGAGGGGGTGCGAAGGGCCATCGGGGGGCCGGTCTGCCTGGCCTGCTTCAACGGCCGCTACCCCGCAGGCCGCCCCGAGGAGGGGGAGAAGCTGGCCCTCGAGGTCTAG